The following DNA comes from Serpentinimonas raichei.
CGCACGCCTGCGCCCAGCCTGCCAGATCGTCGGCATCGACGTGCGCACCCTGCAACGCTGGAAGGCCCAGCAGGGGCTCAAAACAGGCGATGGCAGGCCGCAGGCGCTGCGGCCCGTGCCCAGCCATGCCCTGAGCCCTCAGGAGCGCGCGGCGCTGCTGGCCGTGGCCAACGAGACCCGCTTTGCCTCGGTGCCGCCGGCGCGCATCGTGCCCATGCTGGCCGACGAGGGGATCTATCTGGGAAGCGAATCCAGCATGGCGCGTGTGCTGCGGGCGCATGGGCAAAACACCCGCCGTGGCCGCGCCAAGCCCCCCAGAGCGGTGCGCCCGCCCAGCACCCACATCGCCACCGCGCCCGGCCAAGTTTGGTGCTGGGACATGAGCTACTTGCCCGCCGTGGTGACCGGGCGCTGGTTTCACCTGTACCTGATCCTGGATCTGTACAGCCGCAAGATCGTGGGTGCCGAGGTGCACGAGAGCGATGACGCCAACCACGCCGTGCACCTGGTGCGCCGCACCGCACTGGCCGAGGACATTGCCGCTTTCACTGATAAACCGGTATTGCATGGTGACAATGGATCGACTCTGAAGGCGACTACGGTGCTGGCCATGCTCAACTGGCTGGGTGTGAAACCCTCGTACTCGCGGCCACGTGTGAGCGACGACAACGCCTATGCTGAGGCGCTGTTTCGCACCGCCAAGTACCGGCCCGAGTTCCCGCTCAAGGGCTTTGCCAGCCTCGATGAGGCCAGAGCCTGGGCGGCGCAGTTCGTGCATTGGTACAACCACGATCACCGCCACAGCGGCATCCGCTACGTCAGCCCGGCCCAGCGCCACAGTGGCGAAGATCAGGACATTCTCGACGCGCGCCATGCGCTGTACCAGCAAGCCAGGCAGAAGAACCCGGCGCGCTGGTCGGGCCAGACGCGCAACTGGACACCGGTCGATGTGGTCACGCTCAACCCGGAGCGCGACTCGGTCATCAAAGCGGCTGTGGCTCACGCTCATATTCACGCGGCGGCTGCATGATTCAGGCGACAACTATCTTGACATGCGCCGGGTTCGCAGCAAGCCCTGCGCTTATGGGCGCGTTTCGCGCCACGCGTCGGCCACCTGTTTGATCAGGCCATGCACCTCATCGAGGGCGGCCGTGTCGCTGTGGGCGTTGGCGTGCAGCAGGCGCACCGAGCAATACGCGTACAAACCGTCGAGCTGCAAGGCCAGTTCGCCCCCGGCCTTGGTGTCGAGGTGGGTGCGCAGGCCCTCACCCAAAATTTGCAGCGCCCTGTCGAGATGGCGGATTTTGTTGTTGACGTCGCGCTGCTCGATGGCCAGCCGACCTAGGGTTATGCGCTCCAGCAGGCCTTCAAACAGCAGCATGACGACCTCGTGCGGGCCACTGCCATCGGCGCGGCTGTCGAGGGCCACCGAGGCGTAGGCGCGGGCGGAACGGTTGGCGGGTGGGATCATGATGGTATGCCAGCAAACAGGGGGTACACAATCATTATCGGTCAGGGCGGGCAAGTTTGAAGGCTTTGATTGCGCTGCCTAGGGCCGGCTCGGCAGAAAGCCATCGATCGCCGCCTGCACATGCTCCAAATGCACTTCCAGCCCCAGCCACAGCGGCAGCCGCACCAGCCGTTCGGACTCGTGCTCGGTCAAGGCCAAGTTGCCGTGGCAGCGTCCGAGCCGCTTGCCCTGCGGGGCCGAATGCAGCGGCACGTAGTGGAACACGCTGTGGATGCCGTGGCTTTTGAGGTGTGCAATAAAGGCGCTGCGCTCCGCCAAATCGCGCAGGCGTATGGCATACATGTGGGCGTTGTGCTGGCAATGGGCTGGCGATGCAGGGCGCTGAAAGCGCTGCGCGCGGCTGGAGGCAGCAAAAAAGCGGTCGTAGCGCTGCCACAGATCCAGCCGCTGCTGCGTGATGCGGTCGGCCTCTTGCAGTTGCCCCCACAAAAAGGCCGCCACCAGTTCGCCCGGCAAAAAGCTCGAACCCACGTCGCACCAGGTGTATTTGTCCACTTCGCCGCGAAAGAATTGGCTGCGGTTGGTGCCTTTTTCGCGCAAGATTTCGGCGCGCTCGACCCAGCGCGCGTCGTTCACCAGCAGCGCACCGCCTTCACCCGAGATGATGTTTTTGGTTTCGTGAAAGCTCAGGCAGCCCAGGTGCCCGATCGACCCCAAAGGGCGGCCGCGGTAGCTGGCCATCAGGCCTTGCGCCGCGTCTTCGACTACGATCAGGCCGTGCCGTTGCGCCAGCGCCATGATCGCATCCATTTCGCAGCCCACACCGGCGTAATGCACCACCGCGATGGCCTTGGTGCGCGGTGTGATGGCGGCCTCGATCAGCGTCTCGTCGATGTTGAGCGTATCGGGCCGAATGTCCACGAACACCGGCGTGGCCCCGCGCAGCACGAAGGCGTTGGCGGTCGAGACGAAGGTGTAGGACGGCATAATGACTTCATCACCCGGGCCTAGGTCGAGTAGCAGCGCCGCCATTTCCAGCGCCGCCGTACACGAGTGGGTGAGCAGCGCCTTACGGGTGCCGGTTCTTTGCTCCAGCCACTGGTGGCAGCGCTGGGTAAAGGGGCCGTCGCCGGCCAGCTTGCCGTTGAAGTGCGCCTCGGCAATGTGGAACAGTTCCTTACCTGTCATGTAGGGCTTATTGAAGGGGATGTTCATGGTTTCACTGACGGAAAATTAGTGGGCAGATTAATCGAATAGCTCTTGGTGTTTCTTTGAAAATTATGCTATGTAGAATCTGCAAAATAAACTCCAAGAAGACGTCGAGTGTGATGGTGCCATTTATGAATAAAATCAGTCCCTTTCACGCGAGATGAGAATTTACTGTCAAGTACTGTCCGAGCTAAAATCAATTTCTTTGCAGTAATATTAAATTAATTAATCCGGCTTACCGCGTTGAAATTTTGGCCAATGCTTGTGAAAACCAAGCAAAATCTCTTCAAACTGAAATTCAAATCGCCTATAAAGGTTAATAATTGGTATATTGGCCGCTGAGATTAATGTATGCGCTTCTCGAACGCCACGAAGTCTGTTTAAGCGCAGTGCATCCGCCCATAATGACACGGCTAGAAGCGCATGACTGCGCTTAGTGCCGGTTAGAACCAGATCGACTCTCTCACCCTCATCGCGCTGAATGTGCAGCCCAATCACCTCTCCCTTTAATCTGTAGCTATAGACCTCATGCTGCTGCACCAACAAATCCGACAGCCAATTTCTATAACGTAGTGCAGCCAGCGCCTGCGCGATCCAGGGATCCTCGTGCATGCGACCGTACTTGAAGTCGGTGGCTAAGATGGTGCGCAAGGCCTCGTGGTCTTCCTTGGTTGCCGTCTCCAGCAATGGGCCCGCGCGGATCAGGCGGTCAAATGAGACGCTGCTTTGAAGCTTGTGATGACGAATTCGGTAGCTTGACTCAGCGAAGTAAAAACCGGACTGGTGCATCACCTGCTTGAGCAAGCGAGTTGGTTCAAAGCGCCCGTAGGCGAATTGCAGGTTCTGCGCCTGCGCCCAACTCTCGAATTGTCCGAGCAGATCCAGCCCGGCGGCCTCTTGCGAAACGATAAAGCGGGTGATCTCAGCGCAGGGAAATCCAAAAACACGCTCATCCCATGGGGTTCGGCGGCACTCTAGGGCCGCGTGGTTATTTTCCAGACGGAGCATGGTGGTCAAAGAAAGAAGGCAGCAGCAGCTTACGGCTGAAGGCTGTGATTAAATCATGACCATCCCACACTGGCGCGAAGGACAGGGCCTCACCTATTGAAACGATACGATCAATAGCCCTCGCCGGTAGCGCCAAGGTCAATTCCAACAACTGTGCTCGCGTGAAACCATGCACTGCCAACGTCTGTTCTTTGTAGGTCAACTGTGAAGCCAGATCGACCAGATGGGGCAAGCGCATCTCAAGAAACAGACCATTGCCGCAGTGCAGGGTCTTTGCAGCTTCGTCCAGTGGACGTTCTACCATCAGCCGAAGGGGTAGGCCTGGCAGCAACCCAGAAACTCCATCTGGGCGCGCAAGGGCTGAACCGGCATATTCGAAGCAGGCAGCCACGCGAGCAAAGCTCATTGCCTCTGTGTTTTCGGGCTGACGCCGAACCAGCATCTGCTCAAAAGCCGTCCAAAAGCGCGCACGGGCTACATCGATTCGATCGGGTGTACCGATCCAAGCCACTAGACGCGGCGAGGAACAGGCCTGCTGTTTGAACCAGAAGGTATCGTTATAAAAGCGACCAGCTAAGTGTGCCAGCGCCGTCTCGTCAAGCCGAAGTAGCGCCTCGGAGTCAATGGCGCAGGCCGAGAAGCGGTCGGGGAAGCAAATTTCGGTAGCTGTCGGGCGCAACGGGACGGCTCGAAGCTTGCGCACCGTCGCATCCCCGCCCCACACCACGCGCACCTGGCAGGCTTCTGACAGCGCGCTGGTGATCGTGTCATCATGGGGATAAGTGAGGAGCACAATCCGGTTCCGCACAGGCTTTCCCACTTCCTCGGCCAGCGTTTGAGCCAGCACCGTGATGAGAAATGTTTGCGCTGCGCTGGATTTCTGCGACAGGCGCACGACGTTCACGTTACCCGCCAACAGTGAAAGCAACCAAGAATACATGAATACCGAATCCACGTTGCTCGGTGCTATGTGAAAGGCCAGGCCACGGCCCAGAACCAGGGCTTCACCGGTGTCGAAGGGGTACTTCTGTGCCAGCAGGTGCAGGCTGGCACCCCTGAACCAGTGACCCAGAGCCGCCAGTTCCGGATGCTGACGAATGCCAGCAGCAGTGAGCAGCTTCTGCGATAAGCGTTTAACGAACTCGACGGCACGAAGATCAAACGGCTGCCAGGCTGGAGCAAGTGATAGCGATTCGATCACTTTATCGAGCGATCGAATTTCTCGCTCTTCATGCAATAAAAATGATGGCTTCTGCATCGCAATTAGTGTTGAATATTAAGGCAATGCCTGTTACTCACCCCAAACTGCCCATGAACAATAGGGCTGAAGATGGGATCGCCTTAGTTTTATGTTTTCGGTTCCAAGAATCTCGCGAACAGCAATGGTCTCGCCGGGAAAATGCTCGCAGTTTAATTCGTCAAAAACCAAGATAGATCCTCTTGTGAGGCGATGTTTAATTGCCTGTAGGACGTCGCGAGTTGGTAAATATAGATCGGTGTCGAATATGGCCATTGATATTATGGCGTGTGGATTTTCTTCCAGCCATACAGGAAACGTTTTGCAAATGTCTCCTTTGACCAGATCGAATTTTCTAATATGGGCCATCGGGGCCGCCTGCTCATGCAGCCACAATATCTGCTCAAGATCGGATTCAAAACCCGCCTTGGATGAGTAGTCTCCTGGCTTCCACTCAGATGTCCTGCTAAAGTCCGCCACTGATACTGATGGAAACCCTGAAAATGTATCAAATCCAATAATTTTACGCGAAATGTAAACGGCTCATAAATGGATCTAAGGTTAATCAACTGGCACATCGTAGCACCCCATTGAACCCCAAATTCGCATATTACACCTGGTACATTTACGATTTGCTTGTATAGCTCTGTATAGTAGTTTATTCTCGCGAGTGCTTGAACCCTAACGCCAATCAAGGCGTGCATGTGCCAGTTATCACCAAGATATGGCAACAGATCAATAAACCTGGTCCGAAGATCTTGGTTAATCTGCTTTTGGGAATCGGTTTTAATGTCAAGTTCTTTTATTGGGGAGATGTTCATGTTATTTGCTTTGTGTTTAATGGCTCAAGGATAACGAGTATCGCTGCACCCACGCACTTCAACCTGTGGAAGACGTCCGCTTACCGTAAAATAGCTGCCGGCTCGGCTGCAGGGGCAGTCATCCCGGCCGAGCAGCTTGCCCACGTCCTCGGTCAGCAGGGAATGGCCGGGGTAGCTGAGCGGAATGGCGCTCTGCACCTGTATCACCCCCGTCTGACCGACCTCGAGCGGTTGCAGCGTGTGCGGGTCACGGATCAGAACGTCGGCGTAACTCGGGCTGTGCAGGTGGCCGTGTTCGCACTCCATGAAGATGGAGCCGACTTGCTCTACCATGCCGTAATAGTTGTGAACGCGATCAATGCCGAACTGCTGCTGTAGCCGCGTCTTGAACTCATGATTGCTGACGCTCTGATCCAGCAACCGCTTCCAGCCACCGCCGTGGAACAACACGCTGCCTGGAGGGAATCGCAACTTGACGCCCTGGCGCAGCGCGCACTGATAAAGCCCCTGCCAAACAACGAACGTGAAACCAAACAGCAGAACTGGCGTTTCTGCGTGGCGTTCCACCCAGGCTTGTAGGGCATGGACGTCCAGTTCCAGCGCATCATTTAGACAGTAACAGTGATCGCGGCCATAGGTCGAAAATCCCAGGATGCCGGCCGCACGTGCGTTGAACCGCCGGCGATCCTTCAGCACATCAGCGGAATCGACAATCACCATCGGCCAGCGCTTCTTGCCCAGGAACGAGGCCATGATGGCGCTGAGCACTCGCGTCTGACGCATCGACGTCTCGCGGTCGAGGTAGATGCGCGACACCGCCTGGCCGGTGGTGCCACTGGAGGTCAGCGTCTTGATGACCTCGGCTTCCGGCACGCTGCGCAACTCCAGCGTTTTGAACAAGCGCACTGGCAAGTAGGGCACCTCGGCCAGCGTGGCCGCCTGGGCACCCGCTGGAAACAGGCGCTCCACCATGTTGGCGTATGGTGCGCAGTGTTGCAGGTGCCAGCGCGTCAGCCCGTTCAGGGTGTCCAGCAGCGCCGGATCCTTGGCGTCGGCGCGAAAGTTATAGGGCTTGTTGATATCCAGTGGCAGTTCTGGCGGGTGGGCTGCTGTGTCCATTTTAATGTGTTCGAAGGACATCATATTAGGCGCAGTAGGGCACCGTAGTCTTTTTTGCCAGAAGGCAGCAGCGGCAGTTGGTCCACCGATTGCAAACAGGTCATGGTCGGGTGGATGGCAAATTGCCTGCGTATGAATTCTTGTGCCTTACCCAACAATGCGACATCTTGGCATTCCAGCAAAACATGCAACCGGTCATCAGTGCCGCCCACGGCCAGTGGTATTTGCAGTGCAGCTTGCAGTGCTTGCTCCACCTCATCTAGGCCGATGCGGT
Coding sequences within:
- a CDS encoding IS3 family transposase (programmed frameshift); protein product: MARYGQAFKDKALARLLAPESAALHVVAQDLGVGVSTLERWREQAQSKPARVPSWTAGSRLEAVITTAALNEAAKSAWCREHGVYPSELDQWRASCTTALSNPEEARASPQATRASAKRIKELERDLLRKDRALAETAALLVLSKKGRGDLAQGRGRMIGLEDRQALSQNIYAAHAAGARLRPACQIVGIDVRTLQRWKAQQGLKTGDGRPQALRPVPSHALSPQERAALLAVANETRFASVPPARIVPMLADEGIYLGSESSMARVLRAHGQNTRRGRAKPPRAVRPPSTHIATAPGQVWCWDMSYLPAVVTGRWFHLYLILDLYSRKIVGAEVHESDDANHAVHLVRRTALAEDIAAFTDKPVLHGDNGSTLKATTVLAMLNWLGVKPSYSRPRVSDDNAYAEALFRTAKYRPEFPLKGFASLDEARAWAAQFVHWYNHDHRHSGIRYVSPAQRHSGEDQDILDARHALYQQARQKNPARWSGQTRNWTPVDVVTLNPERDSVIKAAVAHAHIHAAAA
- the fliS gene encoding flagellar export chaperone FliS — translated: MIPPANRSARAYASVALDSRADGSGPHEVVMLLFEGLLERITLGRLAIEQRDVNNKIRHLDRALQILGEGLRTHLDTKAGGELALQLDGLYAYCSVRLLHANAHSDTAALDEVHGLIKQVADAWRETRP
- the rffA gene encoding dTDP-4-amino-4,6-dideoxygalactose transaminase; this encodes MNIPFNKPYMTGKELFHIAEAHFNGKLAGDGPFTQRCHQWLEQRTGTRKALLTHSCTAALEMAALLLDLGPGDEVIMPSYTFVSTANAFVLRGATPVFVDIRPDTLNIDETLIEAAITPRTKAIAVVHYAGVGCEMDAIMALAQRHGLIVVEDAAQGLMASYRGRPLGSIGHLGCLSFHETKNIISGEGGALLVNDARWVERAEILREKGTNRSQFFRGEVDKYTWCDVGSSFLPGELVAAFLWGQLQEADRITQQRLDLWQRYDRFFAASSRAQRFQRPASPAHCQHNAHMYAIRLRDLAERSAFIAHLKSHGIHSVFHYVPLHSAPQGKRLGRCHGNLALTEHESERLVRLPLWLGLEVHLEHVQAAIDGFLPSRP
- a CDS encoding acyl-CoA reductase yields the protein MQKPSFLLHEEREIRSLDKVIESLSLAPAWQPFDLRAVEFVKRLSQKLLTAAGIRQHPELAALGHWFRGASLHLLAQKYPFDTGEALVLGRGLAFHIAPSNVDSVFMYSWLLSLLAGNVNVVRLSQKSSAAQTFLITVLAQTLAEEVGKPVRNRIVLLTYPHDDTITSALSEACQVRVVWGGDATVRKLRAVPLRPTATEICFPDRFSACAIDSEALLRLDETALAHLAGRFYNDTFWFKQQACSSPRLVAWIGTPDRIDVARARFWTAFEQMLVRRQPENTEAMSFARVAACFEYAGSALARPDGVSGLLPGLPLRLMVERPLDEAAKTLHCGNGLFLEMRLPHLVDLASQLTYKEQTLAVHGFTRAQLLELTLALPARAIDRIVSIGEALSFAPVWDGHDLITAFSRKLLLPSFFDHHAPSGK
- a CDS encoding acyl-protein synthetase; protein product: MMSFEHIKMDTAAHPPELPLDINKPYNFRADAKDPALLDTLNGLTRWHLQHCAPYANMVERLFPAGAQAATLAEVPYLPVRLFKTLELRSVPEAEVIKTLTSSGTTGQAVSRIYLDRETSMRQTRVLSAIMASFLGKKRWPMVIVDSADVLKDRRRFNARAAGILGFSTYGRDHCYCLNDALELDVHALQAWVERHAETPVLLFGFTFVVWQGLYQCALRQGVKLRFPPGSVLFHGGGWKRLLDQSVSNHEFKTRLQQQFGIDRVHNYYGMVEQVGSIFMECEHGHLHSPSYADVLIRDPHTLQPLEVGQTGVIQVQSAIPLSYPGHSLLTEDVGKLLGRDDCPCSRAGSYFTVSGRLPQVEVRGCSDTRYP